Proteins encoded within one genomic window of Felis catus isolate Fca126 chromosome C1, F.catus_Fca126_mat1.0, whole genome shotgun sequence:
- the PRR9 gene encoding proline-rich protein 9, with product MSFNEQQCKQPCVPPPCLQKSQEQCQANAEEVCLPPCQDPCQEKCPVQVQEVCLPQCQGLCQESCPQQSQDQCPSQCVEPCQELSQTKCVEVCPQKVQEKCLPHGKGK from the coding sequence ATGTCCTTTAATGAACAGCAGTGCAAGCAGCCATGTGTGCCTCCTCCATGTCTTCAAAAGTCCCAAGAGCAGTGCCAGGCAAATGCTGAGGAAGTGTGCCTTCCCCCATGCCAGGACCCCTGCCAGGAGAAGTGCCCAGTGCAAGTTCAGGAGGTTTGTCTTCCTCAGTGCCAGGGATTATGCCAAGAAAGTTGCCCACAGCAAAGCCAAGACCAATGCCCATCTCAGTGTGTGGAGCCATGCCAGGAGCTATCTCAGACAAAATGTGTGGAAGTTTGTCCACAGAAAGTCCAGGAGAAGTGCTTGCCCCATGGGAAGGGAAAGTAA